The genomic region GGGAGATACGAGGAGCGAAAGTTCCTGCTTCCGCCCGGAACGGCGGGAGAAATTCAGACGCGGCTGACCCGTGCCGCCGTTCCTGACAAACATTCCGGAGTTTCCGGATACGAGGTCGCCTCCCTGTATTTCGATACCTGGTCGGGGCAGTGCGCCTCGGACAAGCGTGAGGGGGAGTTCGACCGATACAAGGTGCGACTTCGCGCCTACCGTTCCGATGCGGCTGCCGGTTGGGCGGGTTTCCACCTCGAATTGAAAAGTCGCCAGGGAAATCGGATCGGCAAACGTCGCCAGCTTCTGCGGCCGGAGGAAGCCGACGGGATCGCTCGTGAGGGGCTGGGCGGCGCGGCGGTGGCCGCTCTGCTGGATGGGGACGGGGAACGGCTCATTCCGCCCGGACTGGCCGAGGCCTGGGCGGCCCGACCGGTACTGCGGCCTGCCGTTCTGGTGACGTACCGGCGGTCGGCGTTTCAGCTTCCGGGCTTGCCGGGCCTGCGTCTGACGTTCGACCGGCAGGTCGCCGCTCATCCGCCCTGCTGGCCCCCGGAAGACGCGGGAGGCGGGCGTCGGCCGTTCAGCCCGGTGTGCATCTTCGAAGGAAAAGCGCCTCTCGCCCTGCCGCGGACGATCCTGCAGATCCTGGCATCACACGGCATCCTGGAAACCAGTTGTTCCAAGTTCCTGCTGGCCCGGGACCTGCTCGATACCCGAATTCGCGATGTTCATGCGGCGATACCGCTTGCGGAAGGCCTCCACCCCTGAGGCGTGAAGCCGAACGCCTCACTCCCCCATGGCGAGAAGGGCGGCGAGCGTTTCCGCCCTCGCGGGATCGCAGACCGACAACGCTTTCTGCTCGCGAAGCGCCGTTTCGCGGTCGCCGCTCGACAGGGCGAGCGTGGCTATATACAAACGTATATATCCTTCCCGCGGGCCGGAAGGGTGGAGCGCGAGAACGTGCTGAAGCGCTTTCCCGGCCTCCGTCAGAAGACCGAGATCCGCCCGGGCCATCGCCAGTTCATACCAGGCGTCGATATCGCCGGGAGCGAGCCGGACTGCCTTTTCCAGAAGGCGTATCGCGTGTTCCATGTCGCCTGTCTGCCGGTTGCAGCGACCGAGGGAAACGAGGAGCGAAGCATCGTCCGGCTGCCGTGACCGGGCGCGATGGTAATGTCGTATCGCCTGGGTCGGCCGGCCGCTCAATTCCAGCGCAAGGCCGAGATCGTGGTTGACCGCGGGATCGTCGGGGTTCAGCCGGTAGAGTTCCTGAAAACGGGCGAGATCGTTCCCGAGTTGCGCACGATCGGGGGTTTGTGCAAGAATGACTGGTGAAAAGCAGGCGGACACGAGCATCAGCAGAACTCCGCCGATGGCTCGTCGCAGGAAGGGCGAAGAAAGGGGGCCCGTCATGGAAAACAACACCGTCAATCGGTTCATGTGGGTCATTCCCGTCGTTTTTCTCATCCTAGCATGGCGGATGAGCGGGCTCAAGGCATCGCGTGATATCTGCCCCGAGTTCGGCGGCGTGCTCGACATATCAGAAGCCGTTGCCGCCAAAGCCGACGGGACGCCGCCCCGGCTCGAAATGGAATACAAGTATCTCATCGAGGGGCCGGCGGAACTCCTGAAGAAAGACGAGTATCTGCTCGGCGCCATGCATCGGGCCGTCGAGCGTGAACTGCAGAACGAGTTTCAGTGGGAAGTCCCGAAATACGTCAACGCCTCGTTCTCGGTCTGCCCGATCGGCCTCGGCACGTTCTGCTTCGTCGACATCTACGTCGATACCCCGGACGGCATCAACGAGCGCTGGAACATCGCACATCGCATCCGGTACCGCTGGCACTCCCGGGGCGCGTTCATCCGGTACATGCTCGGGAGCGAGCGGGCCGACGATTACCCGCACCGGTGCGAATACCAGGTGAAGAGCTCGCGCGACGAGCAGAAGGACGGCTTCTATACCGCCAGGGAAACCCGGTTCGAGTATCGGAACGAGTCGCTGCCTTTCAAGCGCGACAAGTCTTCGCCGCCGCCGCCCTGGCCGTTTCACGAATATATACCATCTGCGATAACCGGGCATTATAAAAATTATTTCACGACCTCGGCGCAGGAATACGCGAGGTATATCCGCGAGGTCGAGCCCCACCGGGAGAAGCTCCGCCTGGCCCCGACCGTGATCGAGGTGATGACCCGGCGCCGGATCCATCTCAATCTGAACAACCCGTGGGGGGCTGCGACCGCGGTTCTCGGCGGCGGATCGACGACGAACACGACCCAGGCGATGGTGCTCACCCTCGATACCGTCGAGGTATACCCGCCGGATATCCTTCGGGTCTACTACGTTTCCAGGGAAGCGCTGAAATCGGGGATGTATGCCCAGCGGCTCGAGCGGCGCCTGCGGGACGAGTTCCGGCCCGCGTCGACCTATACCGAGGTCGAGTTCGAATTCGAACGGAATATCGAGGCCGCTCTCCACGAGCAGATGCGCGTTGCCACCGATTCCTCCGAAGCCGGTCGGCTCGCGGCGATCGAAACCGCGTTTCTCAAAGACCAGCTCCGCGTTTCCGAAATCGTCCGCAACGCCCTGCAAGAGCTGGGCCTGTCCGCGACGCCGATCAATATCAGCAAATATCGCAAGGCCCGGTCGATCCTGCGGGGCGATCTCGCCTGGTCGGCCTGGGGCGGCAAAACTGGCGTTGCAACGGGACCGCAACCGTAGATCGAGGCCGGATGTGTGGGAGATCTCGATCGGGGGAATATTGGGGCTTGCCATCGGGGCGTGGTTCTGGTAAAAATGCGCCCGTGAGAATGTACGCGATGGGCGTTCGATATCGGTCTCTTCGACCGGTCAGGTTCTTTGCACGCCTTGGGATCGCGATACTCGTTTTGTTCGGCCTCGTGGGGCTTTCCGGCTGCAGGGGCAAGGGCAGGGTTCTCATCGTCGCGGGCTCGACGTCGGTGCAGCCGGTGATGGAGAAGATCGCCGAAGCGTTCCGGAAGGTCAAGCCCGGCCTTCGTGTCGACATCGAGGGCGGCGGCAGCAGCGCCGGCATCATGGCGGTCAGGGCGAAGACAGCGGCGCTGGGGATGTCCTCGCGCGAACTCAAGCAGAACGACCCGAACGAGGCGCAGTTGTGGCGGCAAATGCTTGCTCTCGATGCGATCGCGATCATCGTTCACCCGGAAAACACCGTCGCGAGCCTGTCGCTGGCCCAGGTGCGCGACCTCTTCGCGGGAAAAATCAAGACATGGAAAGAGGTGGGCGGCCGGGACAGGCCTGTCCATGTCCTGGTTCGCGAGGAAGGCTCCGGCACGCGCAGCGCGTTCGAGGAACTCGTCATGAAGGACGGAAAGCACGAGACGCCGGTCGACGATTATGCGCTCGTGCAGGATTCGTCGGGAGGCGTGCGCGAAGTGGTCTGCAACGACCGCGACGCCATCGGCTTCGCCTCGCTGGGGGCGCTCAACGACAGCGTTCGGGCCGTCAGCGTCGAGGGAGTGACTCCCACGTTCGAATCGGTGCGGGAGGGGAAATACCGGCTCGTGAGGCCGTTCTATCTCATCGGTGTCGAGCCGCCGGCCGGTGATGCCGCGGACTTGACGAGATTTTCGCTGGGCAGTGAAGCGGCGGTGATCATGCAGAAGGAGGGCCTGGTCGGTGTCTTCCGGTAACGTGATGGCGGCCGACGACCTGCGCCGGCGCGAGGAGTGGATCAGACTGGCCCTGCTCTGCATGGCATTCTCGTCGATTCTGGTGCTCGCCATGATTATCCTGTTCGTCTTTCGCGAGGGCGTTCCGCAGATCGTGCGGGTCGGGATTCCCGAGTTTCTCGGCGGCGGCCGGTGGGCGCCGACGAAGGGGGTATTCGGCATTTTCCCGATGATCGTCGGCACGATCCAGGTCACGCTCGGCGCGCTGGTGATCGGCGTGCCGCTCTCCCTGCTGTCGGCGATCTGCCTCTCCGAGTTCGCCGCGCCGCGCGTCCGGATGGTCATGAAACCCCTGATCGAGCTGCTGTCGGCCATTCCGTCGGTCGTGTACGGCTTCATCGGCGTGACCGTCATCGTTCCCCTCGTCCGAGACACGCTCGGCGGAAGCGGGTTCTCGGTGCTCTCGGCCGCGCTCATGCTGAGCGTGATGATCCTGCCGACCGTGACGAGCATCGCCTACGACGCGCTCCGGGCCGTTCCCGCGGCCTACCGGGAAGGCGCGCTCGCGCTGGGGGCCACGCCGTGGCAGACCGTCACGCGCGTCGTCGTTCCGGCGGCCCGCTCGGGCCTCGTGACGGCCGTCATCCTCGGGATGGGCCGCGCCATGGGCGAGACGATGGCCGTCATCATGGTCGCCGGAAACGCCGTCGTCGTGCCGACCTCGCCCCTCCATCCGTGCCGCACACTCACGAGTAATATAGCTTTGGAAATGGCATACGCCTCGGGCGGTCATCAGAAAGCCCTGTTCGCGACGGGTGTCGTCTTATTCGTCATGATATTCTGCCTGAACTCGATCGCCACGTTCATCGCGCGACGCCGCTGACGGGAGAGGAGACCGATGGATCAGAACGTCCGCCGCCGCAACGAGCTCGCGAACCGGGCCGGCATCGGCCTCAGCTACCTCGTGACCGGGGCCGTTGGCCTGCTTCTCGCGGCGATCGTCGGCTACCTCGTCTGGAATGGCTGGCCGCGACTTTCCGCGGGGTTCTTCCTGCAGCAGCCCGAGGACCTCGGCCGGGCCGGAGGCATCCTGCCGGTGCTCGTTTCGACCGTCCTTCTCGGCGGGCTTTCCCTCGCGATCGCCGTCCCGCTGGGGGTCTGCACGGCCATCTATCTGACCGAATATACGACGGAGGGAAAACTAACGACGGTCATCCGGTTCGGGGCCGAGTGCCTCGCGGGCATCCCGTCGATCATCTTCGGCCTGTTCGGCTTCATCCTGTTCGTCATCACGCTCGGCATGGGCTGGTCGATGCTCGCCGGCGCCCTCACGCTCGCCTGCATGGTCCTTCCCACGATCATCCGGACCGCGGAAGAGGCGATCAAGTCCGTTCCGGCGGGGCTTCGGGACGTCGGCTACTCGCTCGGGGCGACGAAATCCCAGGTCGTCTGGCACATCGTTCTTCCCCAGGCGCGGCCGGGCATCATGACCGGCGTCATCCTGGCCCTGGGCCGCGCCCTCGGCGAGACCGCCTGCGTCATCTTCACGACCGGCATCTCCCTCGAAATGCCGACCTCGCTGCTCGATCCCGGCCGGCCGATGGCCGTCCATTTCTACATCCTCGCCCGCGAAGGAATCTCGATGGAGATGGCGTACACGACGGCCCTGGTGCTGGTCGGCCTCATCCTGCTCGTGAACGTCGCCTCGGCGTGGTTCCTCGCGAAGCGGAGCACGTCATGACGACCGAGCGGGCCATCATGCTGAAAGCCGAGCAAGTTTCCTACGCCTACGCGCCGCCCCCGGGAAAGCCTGCGGAACCGGCGCTGACGGATATCTCCCTCGAGGTCGAAACGGGAACGGTGCTCGCCATCATCGGGCCAGGCCGTTCGGGAAAGTCGACGTTCCTCAGGTTGGTGAACCGTCTGCAGGAAGTGGCGCACGACGGAACGATCTCCGGCAGGATCCTGGTGAACGGCTTCGACGTCTACAGCCCCGCCTGCGACCCGTTCCGCCTGCGGCGCCAGGTCGCCTTCGCCTTCGACAAGCCCCGCGCCCTCGACATGTCGATCGCCGAGAACATCACGTTCGGGCCGCGCCTCGCGGGCATCACCGCGAAGGGTGACCTCGAGGCCATCGTCGAGGAGACCCTGCGGGCCGCCTTTCTGTGGGACGAGGTGAAGGACCGCCTCTCGCTGAACGCGAACCGGCTCTCGGGCGGGCAGAAGCAGCGCCTCTCGATCGCGCGTTCGCTGGCCCTGAAGCCGAAACTCCTTCTTCTCGACGAGCCCTGCTCGGCGCTGGATCCGATCTCGACCGCCGCGATCGAGCAGGCCCTGACGGAGCTGAAATCCCGCACGACCTGCGTGCTCGTGACCAACAATACCAAGCAGGCCGCCCGCGTCGCGGACGTGACCGCCTTCTTCCTCATGTCGCAGCTCGTCGAGATCGGCCCGACGGCGCGCCTATTCCGAAGCCCGGTCGACAGGCGCACCGACGACTACCTCTCGGGGAGGTTCGGCTGATGCAGAGCGTCGTCACGGCCCGCGGGCTCGACTTCTGGTATGGAACGTTCCATGCCCTGAAAAATGTATCGTTTGATATAGAAGAGAAACGCGTGACCGCGCTCATCGGGCCGTCCGGGTGCGGCAAGTCGACCCTGCTCCGGGTGTTCAACCGGATGTGCGACCAGGTTCCGGGGTCGCGTCTCGCCGGCTCGCTTCGCGTGCTCGACCGCGAACTCGCGGAGCCGGACTGCGACGTGACGGGGCTTCGGCGCGACGTCGGAATGGTGTTCCAGCACCCCAATCCGTTCCCGATGTCGATCTTCGAAAACCTGGCGTTCGGCCTGCGCCTCGCCGGAATCCATGACCGCACGGCGCTGGAACGGGGGGTTGAGGAGAGCCTGACGGCGGTCGGTCTCTGGAACGATCTGAAGGACCGGCTCGACGCGTCCGCCGTCGCCCTGTCGGCCGATTACCAGCAGCGGCTCTGCATCGCCCGCGCCGTCGTGATACGGCCGAAGATCCTCCTGATGGACGAGCCCTGCTCCTCGCTGGATCCCGTTGCGACGCAACACGTCGAGGAACTGATCGTGCAGTTGAAGCGGGAATACACGATCATCATCGTGACGCACTCGATGCAGCAGGCCGCCCGGATCTCGGACCAGACGGGCTATATGCTGCTCGGGGAGTTGATCGAGTTCGACGCCACGCCGACGATCTTCCGGCAGCCCCGCGATAAACGTACAGAAGACTATATTTCCGGAAAATTCGGCTGAGCGTCGAACGCCGGCCGTGGAGGATTTCGCGTGATCATCAAACGCCATATGGATATGGAAATGAACGAGCTGCGCGGCATGCTGCACGAGATGGGGCGCCGGGTGCTCGGCATGCTCGAGCGCGGCCTGAAGAACGTCGGAAGCGGCAGCACCGACGTCTATGATGCCATATTCGACGAAGAGGTCGAGGTGAACCGCCTGCAGATGCGGATCGACGACCTCGCCTGGAAAGTCATGGCGCTCTACCAGCCCACGGCGGGCGATCTCCGGGCGCTGATCGGCGCCATCAAGGCCGCCGCCGATCTCGAGCGGGTCGGCGACGAGGTGTGCACGATGTGCCGCCGGTCGATGTCGCTCGGGAAGAGTCCCTGGCACGTCGACCCGCCGACGCTCGTCGAACTGGGCGTCATGGTCCAGAGCCTGTTCAAGGACGGGCTGACGGCCCTGTTCGAGCCGACCGAAGAGCTGGCCGAGTCGATTTTCACCGCCGACGACGCGATCGACGACGCGTTCCAGGCCCTGTTCGAGCAGATAAGGGAACGGCTTCGGACCGAGCCCGACCACATCGACAGCCTCCTCGATTTCCTTTCGATGGGCCGCAGTCTCGAACGCATCGCCGATCACGCGACGAACCTCGCCGAGATCGCGATCTTCATGCAGAAAGGCCAGGACGTTCGTCATCACGGCCTCACGTTTTGACCCGGCACATGCACGAACGCATTGATGCGTTGCAGGGGCGGGTCTCAGACCCGCCCCTACGGGCAATGACGGGAGTGCGACGTGTATATGTCAAAATATAAATCAATGGTGATGCGATGAGCGGTCGGACGGCCGAAATCGTGAGCGTGGGGACGGAGCTGCTGCTGGGCGAACTGGTCGATACGAACGCGGCGTGGATCGCGGGCGAACTCCGGCGGCTTGGGTATTACGTTTACTATAAAACGACGGTGGGCGACAACCGCGGCAGGCTCGCCGAGACGATCGGCCGGGCGTTCGGCCGGGCGGATCTCGTCGTGGTCAGCGGCGGCCTCGGGCCGACCGACGACGACCTGACGCGCGAGGCGATCGCCGACGTGTGCGGCGCGGTTCCCCGGGAAGACCCGGAGCTCGTGCGTCTGCTCGAGGCGCTGTTCGCGGCGCGCAACCGCCCGATGCCCGCCGTGAACCGGAAACAGGCCTGGCTGATTCCCGGCGCCCGCTCCCTGCAAAATCCGATCGGAACGGCGCCGGGCTGGTGGGTCGAGAAGGACGGCCGGACGATCGTCGCGATGCCGGGCCCGCCCCACGAAATGAAGAGGATGTGGGAAGAGCAGGTGAAACCGGCGCTTCCGAGGGGGTCGGCGATCCTCTGGGACACGACCCTGCATACGATCGGCATCGGCGAGGGAAACGTCGCCGAACTGCTTGCCGAGTTCACCGCGCGGGCGAACCCCAGCGTCGCCACCTACGCCCGCCGGCACGGCGTCGACGTGCGGGTCGCAGCGGGCGCCTCGGACATCGATGAGGCGAAAATCCTCGCCGCTCCTGTGCTGGCCGAGGTCGAGCGGCGGATCGGCAGGTTCGTCTACGGCAGGGACGACGAAACGCTCGCGGGAGCCATCGGAACGCTGCTTCTCGCGTCCGGGAAAACCGTCTCCGTCATCGAATCGGTGACCGGCGGCCTCGTCGCCGACATGCTGACGGACACGCCCGGGGCCAGCAACTGGCTGAACGCCGCGATCGTCGCGTATACCAGGGCCGCAAAGGAAATGAACGGCGTTTCCGCGGACCTCCTCGAGCGGCACGGCTGCGTCGCGGATGAAACCGCACGAGCCATGGCCGAGGCGGTACGGCGGCGATACGGCACCGATTGGAGCATCGCGACGACGGGCGTGGCTGGCCCCGGGGAAACCGAAGGAAAGCCGGTCGGTCTCGCGTTCGTCGCCGTCGCCGGCCCCGCCGGAATCCGCTCCATGAAACTCGGATGGCCGGGCGAGCGCCGCCAGGTCAAGGAGCGAACCGCCAACGGCGCCCTCGGCCTGCTTCTGCGGGTTCTTCGCGGCGACAGCGAACCTTGATTCATGGTTCCAGCGACGATGCTGTTGTAATATGAAAATAGCTATATAATAATAGAGAGAGGGTGCGTGCATGGCGAAGACGATGAGATTGTTTTATTCGATCCCGGTGCCGGACGATGTGCGGTATGAGCTGCGCAAGGCAGCCGACTCCCTGGGGCCCGACTGGCGGCCGTCGACCGAAGCGCAGCTGCACATCACCCTGGCGTTCATGGGCGAGGTGCCCGAAGAAGACCTTGCCGAGGTTATCGCCGCCGGCGATCGCGTGACCGCGGGCATGGCCCCCTTTTCCGTCAAACTCGGCGATGCGGGCGGGTTTCCGAACGACAGAAATCCGCGCGTCTGGTTCATCCATGTGGAATCTCCGGAGCTGATGCACCTGGCCGACGCGTTGAAGCCGGGGGTCGCCCGCTGGGCCGATCCGAAACCGTTCAAGGCCCATCTGACCATTGCCCGGCCACGCTCATACCGGGCCGCCGGCCGACCGCTGAAGATCGACCGGAGCTGGCGCGTCGACAGGTTCGAACTTGTCCGAAGCACGCTCGGCGCCAACGGCGCATCTCATACGGTGGTTCAAGAGTTTCGTCTGACCGGTTGAGCGAAACGGGAGCCTCTTCGCCAAGTTGCGGCTGGAACGTCCTCGAAGGTCAGGATGTCTCTTTCGTTCTTTGCGCGAGGGGAAGGTTCAGCACCACCTGTGTTCCCGCATCCTCTCCGGTTTCGCGGGAAGAAATGGCGATCGAGCCGCCGTAACGCTCCACGAACATTTTCACTAGCGGCAGGCCGAACCCGGTGCCGCGTTCTCCGCGGGTTCCGGGGCGAGTGGTGACCGTGGCGGGTTCGAACAGATAGGGCATCATGGCGCTTGGAATGCCGATACCGTGATCGCGGATGATCAGCAACACGCGGCTTGCGCATGGTTCTATCGACACCACGATCCGGCTGCCGGGATGACTGAATTTGATCGCATTGCTGAGAACGTTCTGCAATACGCTGAACTGAAGCGAAACCGGCTCGGCCATCACCCGGATGCCGGAGCCGGTCGTGAGTTCGTACGTTTTCATCAGTTCGATGCCTTTTTCCTGCAGGCGGCCCTTGAGGGTTGCGATGGTTCGGTCGAGATACTCGGTCAGGTCGACAGCCGTCAATCGAAGCGAGATTTTTCCGTTGGCCGTCGCCCGAAGCAGCCGGACGTTCTCGACGATCGCCTGGATATCACTGGCGCAGGAATACATTCTCAGAAAATACTCGTGATCGGCCCCCTGGAACCGGTGTTCGAGAAGCGAAAGAATGCCCAGAAGCCCGGTCAGGGGATTGGCCACGTCATGCGTCAGAAGCGAGACCAGGGCGCTGTTGCTTTCGCTCGATTCGAAAAAATGCTGCTTCTGCTCCTCGGAACGGCGGAGCGATTCTTCCAGCTGCAACGCGGTCTTCTGGCGCTCGTCCATCTCCTGCTTGAGAGCCAGCGCCTGGTTGCGCAGCTGCTCTGCCATCCGCTCGATCCGGCGCGTGTAATCGATGTTGAACAGGGCCTGCGACACGAGCGGCGCCAGCCGCATCGCCCGAAGGACATGCTTGGCCGAGAAGAACCCGCGCTGGGAATGCAGACACACGAACAGCGCCGGAACGGGGTCGTGGCGCAGCAGCACGTGAAGTGCCGATGAGAAGGGGGCGCGGATCGATTCCGGCTGTTCGCGCCACTCAGGTATGGCGGAGATGTCGAAACAGGCCGCCGCTTTTCCGGAGAGCACTCGCCTCATCATGTCTCCGACCGTCCAGACGGAGCCGGCCAGCTCGGCTTTCGTGCTGATGACCGGCTGCAGGCCCCCGTCGCCATCGAGCGTCAGGATCAGGGCTTCCTCGAAGCCGATGATTCCCTTCAGCACTTCGATGAGCTTTTCGAACACCCGTTCGCGATTCCGAGGGTCGGACAACACGTTCAGCCCGGCCAGGATCGCATCGGACTCTGCGCGTGCCTCCGATTCCCGAACATTGGCGCGTTCGAGATCGATAAGGGTTTCCCGGAGGGCCTCGGCGTCTTCAAAGGAGACGGAGCGATGCGTGATGTTCGGTGTCCCTCCGGATTCCGTCATTCGGTGAACACCAGCAGGGAGACCATGAAATTCCCGTGCCGATTCTCTCCCCCGACGAAACAGCCCTGCTCGCCGTAGGTGAATGCACCGAGAAAAGGAACGTCGTCACCCAGGCCGCGCCGGAGGCCGGCAACAACGTCATTCATTCGCTCGCGAACGATGAACATGCAGCCGGCGCAAAACATGACCATCGCACCTGAGATCCGTCCCTGAAGAGGCGAGAGGGAGTCCACCGCCGAACGTGCCGCCCGTTCGGCGCGCTTGACCAGGCCTTCCTGGGTTCCCTGCATGAGCCAGACCTTTTCGTTCGGGGAGATCCCGGTAAACAGGGTCAACCCCCCTTCCCGGGTCATCGTTGCCGGGTGCGACAACTGGAAATAGGGTATCTCGCCGATCAGGCCGGCTACCCTTCCGAGCGGGTGCAGAGCCGTCCGCTGCATCAGGTTTCCGCCGGTTGGCAGGAGGTCCGCCAGGCGGTTGTCGAGCCACTCATTGTAGACGTGGGCAGCCTTCCGGCCATCGAGTTCCTGGATGGTTCTTCCCTCGCATCGGGTAATGACGGCCATTTTCGTCGTAGGGTCATACCCGCTGTGAAAGGAAAAGCCGATCTGACCGGGAGAAAAGAGCACCGCCACCACCGCCGCGTTCTCATGCACCCTGCCGTTGGCGAACTGCTTCCATTGGCCGGTCAGGTCGTCGTCTGCCGAACTGCCGCCGCAGATGGGAACGTTCGGCCCGAACAGGTCCTCCAGACCGGCCAGCACCTCTTCCTCGTGGCCGGGCGCGTTGGTGACCCAGACCATCGTCGGGATTTCCCCTTCGCGGTTCGCCTGTTTCAATGCCTCCCGTCCGGCGATCACACCGGTGGTTCGCGGATGTGCTCCGAGCGGCGCCATGCCGACGCCGTATGCCCCGTCGGGGTCGAACAGCGCCAGAAGTCCCATGCAGCGATCCCCCGTGCATAACGCCCCCCGGTGGGTCATGATCCCCTGGCAGGACGTGCCGCCGTGCATCGGGACGTCCGGGAAGGCTGCGGACAGCTCATTCATCAGCACGGTTTCGTCGTATCCGATCGTCGCGTAATAAAACAGAAGCTGAGGTTTTGTTTTCTCCGGGGTTTCGGTCGCGCGCACCAACTCCCGTATCGCCTCGAGCGAATCGGAATGCCGGGAAAATGCAACGATCGTTCTCATCGGAATTCACTTCTCACGTTCAGATCATTCTCTGTTTTCAGGATAGACTGCCTTTTCCCTCCGTGTCAATGTCCGGAAGGGGTACCATCGGCTGTGCCGCATCGATCGCCCCGCGTCGCGCGCTGAAAAAATATAATTATAGTTATAATACGTGCGCCTGGTTTCGCTCTTCTCGCCGTGATGCGGGACGTACCTTCCGCTCAACGGTCGCGTCGCGGGTGGCAGGGGCAGGAGAGGCGTGCAAGGGGAGCGGGGTCGCCCGTGCGGTTGAATGCGCGCAGGGCAGATTTGATCGATTCGTCGCACTTGCCGCAGCCGGCAGGAACCCGTTTCGGCTCGAGCCCTTCGTCGCTCAGCCCGACGACGGTCTCCCCGAGGGCGCTCAGGGCTATGAGCGTTTCCACGACGGCCCAGAGTGAAACAGCCTGGTACCGGCCGGCAACGTATTCTTGCTCGAGAGGGGTGCCGGGGGCGATGAATGTCGGCTGGAGGGCGACTCTTGCCGGAAGCGACAGCCGCTTTGCGAGGTTGAATATATATCTTCCGGTATTGACGGCATCGACGATCGCTGCCTCGTCATCATGAATGCCGATCGGCTTGAGAAGAACATTCGCGAGGATGCTTGCGCCTTCCGCGGCGAGAACGCTTGCCGCCCGTTCGAATTCCGCCAGGCCGAATCCTTTGTTGATGAACTTTTCACGGACGGTGTCGTTCGAACTCTCGAGCCCGATGCCGACTTCCAGGATGGCGTTCGGAAGAAGCCTGCGGGAGTCGGCGATCCGCTCCGGGGTGATGAACTCCGGTCGCGACTCGACGAGAATCCGGGCGACGGCCGTCTTCCCGAGCATGCCGAGAACGTGCGTCCGGACGTCGGGCGGCATCTCGCCGTCGGCAAAAAACGAGCCGGAGTTGTACAGGTCGACTTCGCCTATGCCGTCTAGGGCACCCGGAGCCCCGAAAACCGACTCTGCCTGGGCGATCAGGTCGGCCGGCGTCCAGGTCGAGTCGCCGAAGGTCATCGAGCCGAACCCGCACATTGTGCATCCGCCCCCGGGCCGTCTGGCATACGCGCAGCCGGGCGCGCGAAAGATGAAGATCAGCCGATCGGCAGGTTTCCCGAAAACCCGGGTCGGAACACGCTCGACCCAGGCCGGTTTTCGGGGGTCCGGAGGGCGGCTCACCGCTTGACGAGATACGAGCCGATCGCCAGGGCGTCCATTTTCGACCGCTTGAAACAGTCGATGGCGTGTGACGGGGTGCAGACGATCGGTTCGCTGATGTTGAACGACGTGTTCAGGACCATTCCGATGCCGGAAAGGCTTTTCATCTCCTGGAGCAGTCTTGCGTAGATCGGGTTCACCTCTGGCCTCACGACGTGGGCGCGGGACGTCGCGACGCGCGTGATGCCGTTTTCCTGGACGACGGCGGGGATCCGCTGGATGTCGCGCGGCTCCTTCACGGGGAGGGCGAGCAGCATGTATTCCGCCGCATCGAGATCGGTCGGCGTCCGCAGATGACGCGCCACGTCCTCGACGAGGACGCTCGGCGCGAACGGGCGGAAGCTTTCCCGTTCCTTCACTTTCGCGTTCAGCTTCGTGCGGATGTCGAACCGGCTCGGATCGGCGAGAA from Candidatus Ozemobacteraceae bacterium harbors:
- the pstB gene encoding phosphate ABC transporter ATP-binding protein PstB, which codes for MQSVVTARGLDFWYGTFHALKNVSFDIEEKRVTALIGPSGCGKSTLLRVFNRMCDQVPGSRLAGSLRVLDRELAEPDCDVTGLRRDVGMVFQHPNPFPMSIFENLAFGLRLAGIHDRTALERGVEESLTAVGLWNDLKDRLDASAVALSADYQQRLCIARAVVIRPKILLMDEPCSSLDPVATQHVEELIVQLKREYTIIIVTHSMQQAARISDQTGYMLLGELIEFDATPTIFRQPRDKRTEDYISGKFG
- the phoU gene encoding phosphate signaling complex protein PhoU: MIIKRHMDMEMNELRGMLHEMGRRVLGMLERGLKNVGSGSTDVYDAIFDEEVEVNRLQMRIDDLAWKVMALYQPTAGDLRALIGAIKAAADLERVGDEVCTMCRRSMSLGKSPWHVDPPTLVELGVMVQSLFKDGLTALFEPTEELAESIFTADDAIDDAFQALFEQIRERLRTEPDHIDSLLDFLSMGRSLERIADHATNLAEIAIFMQKGQDVRHHGLTF
- a CDS encoding competence/damage-inducible protein A, which codes for MSGRTAEIVSVGTELLLGELVDTNAAWIAGELRRLGYYVYYKTTVGDNRGRLAETIGRAFGRADLVVVSGGLGPTDDDLTREAIADVCGAVPREDPELVRLLEALFAARNRPMPAVNRKQAWLIPGARSLQNPIGTAPGWWVEKDGRTIVAMPGPPHEMKRMWEEQVKPALPRGSAILWDTTLHTIGIGEGNVAELLAEFTARANPSVATYARRHGVDVRVAAGASDIDEAKILAAPVLAEVERRIGRFVYGRDDETLAGAIGTLLLASGKTVSVIESVTGGLVADMLTDTPGASNWLNAAIVAYTRAAKEMNGVSADLLERHGCVADETARAMAEAVRRRYGTDWSIATTGVAGPGETEGKPVGLAFVAVAGPAGIRSMKLGWPGERRQVKERTANGALGLLLRVLRGDSEP
- the thpR gene encoding RNA 2',3'-cyclic phosphodiesterase, whose translation is MRLFYSIPVPDDVRYELRKAADSLGPDWRPSTEAQLHITLAFMGEVPEEDLAEVIAAGDRVTAGMAPFSVKLGDAGGFPNDRNPRVWFIHVESPELMHLADALKPGVARWADPKPFKAHLTIARPRSYRAAGRPLKIDRSWRVDRFELVRSTLGANGASHTVVQEFRLTG
- a CDS encoding HAMP domain-containing sensor histidine kinase, with translation MTESGGTPNITHRSVSFEDAEALRETLIDLERANVRESEARAESDAILAGLNVLSDPRNRERVFEKLIEVLKGIIGFEEALILTLDGDGGLQPVISTKAELAGSVWTVGDMMRRVLSGKAAACFDISAIPEWREQPESIRAPFSSALHVLLRHDPVPALFVCLHSQRGFFSAKHVLRAMRLAPLVSQALFNIDYTRRIERMAEQLRNQALALKQEMDERQKTALQLEESLRRSEEQKQHFFESSESNSALVSLLTHDVANPLTGLLGILSLLEHRFQGADHEYFLRMYSCASDIQAIVENVRLLRATANGKISLRLTAVDLTEYLDRTIATLKGRLQEKGIELMKTYELTTGSGIRVMAEPVSLQFSVLQNVLSNAIKFSHPGSRIVVSIEPCASRVLLIIRDHGIGIPSAMMPYLFEPATVTTRPGTRGERGTGFGLPLVKMFVERYGGSIAISSRETGEDAGTQVVLNLPLAQRTKETS